Below is a genomic region from Syntrophorhabdus sp..
CCGGATGGCCAATGCCGATACGGCGCAGAAGATGAGAAGCGTGGGGGGACTGGGCGACGAGGCCTTCTGGAACGGCTACGACCTCTGGGTCCTCAAGGGCGGATATCTTCTGACCATACTCGTTCAGGATCAGCTGGCGGGCAGTTTCAAGAGCAGGGAAGCCATGGATAAGGCCCGGGCGGAACAGGATTTCAACCTTTCCCAGCGGGCGGCGTCCGTGATACTTCTGAAGATCAAGTAGGCGGCGGTGAAGGGGTGACGGCCATGATCAGGAAAGTCTTTCTGGGTTGCCTGTTGTCACTCCTTATTGTCGGAGTTGCCGGGGCGGAAGGACCGCAAGGTCTTAAGATCGTCTCCGTCAAGCCCATGAAGGGCGGGATATACGCGATCGTGTCGGTGGAATTCCCGAAGGCCTGGAGCGACCCCGCGCTCACCGTGGAGGTGAACGGGAAACCCGTCAGGATGAGACAGGCGGGGGGCGGCTTCTCTGAGGACCGCAACATGGCGGACCTCATGTTCATGCCGGTTAGGGCAGCGAGACAATCCGTTGCCGTGAAGTCGATGGCGGGAGGAAGAAAGACCGAGGCCAGGGCCGGGTTCGATTGGACGCCCGCGCCTTTTGTCGCCGTCCTGGGGCACCCGGGGAACCGGGAGATGGTCGCGGCGAGAGAGAAACTGACCATCGCGGCGGTCAATGTCACCGGAGTGAGGGTATTCTTCAACGGCAAGGAGGTCCACGCGAAACCTTCGGCCGGCGATATAGAGACCCTCACCTTCGATCCCGCCTGGAAGAAGGGCAGGAACGTGCTTACCATCAACGCGGACAAGTGGGATGGGGGCATGATCGCGAAAAACTTCACCTTCTTTGACCTCGGAGAGGGTGGGACGCTGCCCCCGGGCCAGAGCGTCCTCGTGCACCTCGGGCGGGAAGGCACGAAGAGCGGCCCCTTCTATGATGTGAAGGTCGAAGGGGACCCCGTCGCCCTTGCTCAGGGTACCACGGTCCGCCGTGATATCGTTGACAGGGACGGATGGCTTGTTTCCGAGACATGGGTCGCGGCGGAATTGAGGGCGCGGAAGGAAGGAACCGCGAAAGTACGTGTTTTCGTCAAGGCCCACTTCCTTCAGAACATGGAGTTGGAAAGGGAATTTACGATCACCGTCGCGGGAGAGTAAGGTCTTTCTGCCCGTTCTTTTGCCTCAAGCTCGCAAATCCTTTCGCCCGGACATTGATAAGCCCGTCCTTCTTCTCGACAATTCCTTCCACGAGCAGGAAGGGTTCGAGACGTATGATGGTCCGGTGCATCCTGTAGACCTCCGGCCGTATCACGATGTTGATGAGCCCCTCCTCGTCTTCGAGGGTCATGAACGAGAACCCTCCCTTTGCGGTGGGGGGCATCTGGAGACACACCATGTACCCGGCGGTGAGAACGGCAGTGCCCGACGGGCGGCGGCCAAGACCGCCGCTTGTGACCGCCCCCAGCCTGCCCAGGGCCTTGCGATAGAGTTTCATTATATGGTGCGAAGCGGAAAACCCCTGGAAGGCGTAATCGGTTATCGTCTCTTCCGCCGCGTTCATCTCGGGTATGGGAAGGCTTTCCTGCCGCTTATCTCCCGCGAGCGGTGTGAGCTCCGGGAATCCCGTTGCGCGCAGCGTTCCGGCCTCCCACAGGAGCTGCCTTCTCGACCGCCTGATGGTGCTGAAGGCCCCCACGGCGACGAGGTTCTGCACTGAGCGATCATCGAGCCGGACCCTGCCGGCAAAGTCCTTGAGCGATGTGAAGAGCCTATCACGGCGTGCCGTGAGGATGCGATCGCCCTTGTCTTCGCCGATGCCCTTCACGTACCTGAAGCCGATCCTCAAAGATCCTCCCTCAATGGAACAGTTCCACATGCTCCTGTTGATGTCCACAGGGAGGACGGGGACGTTGTGCCGTTTCGCGTCCCCCGTTATCACCTCTGGGGTGTAGAATCCCATGGGTTGGTTGTTGAGGAGGGCGCAGTAGAACTCCGCCGGATAATGGCGTTTCAGATATGCGGAGCGGTAGCAGAGGATGGCAAAGCTGGCGGCGTGGCTCTTGCAGAAGCCGAAATCGGCGAAACCGCTTATGTGATCGAAGACCTTCGCCGCAAGCTCGCGTGTTATTCCCTCCTTCTGTGCCCCTTCAACGAAACGTTCATGCCACTTCGCGAGCTCCTCGCGGGCGTTCTTCCGGCCCATCGCCTTGCGCAGCATGTTGGCCTCACCCGCGGTGAACCCGGCTATGGCCATCGCGACCTGGAGTATCTGCTCCTGGAAGAGGATCACCCCGAGCGTTTCGTCAAGGATGGGGGCCAGCTTCGGATGAAGATGGACGACAGGTTCCTTCCCCTGCCGGCGCCGGATGAAGGGATGTACCATGTTGCCCTGCAGGGGCCCGGGTCTCACGATGGCGACCTCCATGGTGAGGTCCTCGAATGACCGGGGCCTCACCTTGGGAAGGGTCTGCATCTGGGCCCGGCTTTCCACCTGGAAGACGCCGATCGTATCGGCATCTCCGATCATCTTGAAGACCTCAGGGTCGTCGGGGGGGATGCTGTCAAAGTCGAGGACGAGCCCCCTGTGCTTACGGACAAGTTCCTTTGCGTCGTCGATGAGGGAAAGCATCCTCAGGCCGAGCAGGTCGAACTTGATAAGTCCCGCATCGTCAACGGAGTCCTTGTCCCACTGGCAGACGATCCTCCCTTCCGCGCGGGCGTGTTCCTGGGGGACGATCTCATATATGGGCCTGGGGGTGAGGACCATGCCGCCTACATGGATGGACAGGTGCCGTGGAAAGTCGGCTATCTGCGTGCAGAGGCCTCCAAAATGCTCCCAGGCGCCGGAATCGAGATAGGACGCGAATTCGGGGACCTCTTTCAGGGAGTCGATGGCGCCGCGTCCTCCATAGGCGGAAATGGTCTTTGCCATCCTGTCGAGGACGTGTTCCGGGAGCCCCAGGACCTTTCCCACCTCGCGTATCGCACCCCGCCCCTTAAAGGTCACGTAGGTGCAGACCATGGCGGCATGGTCGCGCCCGTATGTGTCGTAGACATACTGTATGACCTCCTCCCTTCTGTTGGTCGCGATATCGATATCGATGTCGGGGATGCTGAGCTCGTTGAGAAAACGCCCCACGAAGAGCTTGTGTTTCATGGGATCGACGGGGGTGATCCCGAGGACGTAGGCCACAACGGAGCTTGCCGCCGAGCCCCTTCCCTGCGCCGAGATCCCCACCTTCCTTGCGTGTTCGACAATATCCCGGACGACGAGGAAATATCCCGAAAGACCTTTTTCCTCGATAAGCAGTATCTCGTCTTCGATCCTCCTGAGGAGTTCTTCGGTAAGGGAACCGTACCGTGCGCGGGCCTTTTCCGTGGCGAGCCTCCTCAGGAACGCCGTTGCCGTTTCTCCCTCCGGCAGGGGAAAGCGGGGATAGGAAAAGGAAGAGAAATCGAGGTCGAAGAGACAGCGGCCGGCCACTTCCCCGGTCCTCACTATTGCTTCGCGGGGAAGCCAGGGGAGCTCCATCACCTCTTTTTCGCCCTTGAGATAGAACTCCGAGTTCAGTCTCCGGAAGGGCGCCGACCTGTCGAGGGGTACCCGGTGTCTGATGCAGGTCAGCACATCATGAAGGATATGTTCGGCCCTTGTCGCGTAATGGACATTGTTTGTGACCACGGTTTCGAGGCCGAGGACGTCTGCAAGATCGACAAGCTGCAGGCACAGGTGCCTGTCTTCCGGAAGCAGGTGGCCTTCGATCTCGACGTAAAAGTTGTTCTTGCCGAAAAGTGCCGCATATCTCTTCGCCGCGTCATAGGCCGCGCGTCTTTCGCCTTTCAAGAGAAGGCGGGAGATCTTTCCTTTTGCGCACCCCGACAGACAGATAAGACCTTCCGTGCGGCCGGGCAGCTCCGCTTCGGACAGTACGGGCTTTCCCTTGGACCCGGCGAGCTGCGCCCGGGTGATGAGCTGCGAGAGGTTGGCGTAGCCCCTGGCGTTCTCAACGAGAAACGTCAGATGATGGTCCTCTTCCAGGGTGAGCTCCGCTCCGATGATGGGCCGTATCCCCGCCTCTCTTGCCGTCTTCGAGAAGATGCAGGCGCTGTAAAGTCCGTCGTGGTCCGTTATGGCGAGGGCGTCCATGCCGAGGGATACAGCCCTTTCGACAAGACTCCGGGTCGAGGAAGCTCCGTCGAGAAAGGAAAAGTTCGAGTGGGCATGGAGCTCGGTGTACATGGCGGATCCTTCAGACGGTCCAGTTCTGCCGGTACCACACGCCGTCCGAAAGGTCCTGAAAGACGGTGACCCGGCTGCCGCTCTCGAGTTCGAGAGTGTAATACATGCGGGCAACCGGCCTTTGCCACCAGGTGTCGTCGACACGCCAGATGTTGACGATGTCCCGGGCCCTCTGTCTCTTCTTCCTGACGGTCACCTGCACCGGTCGACCGCTGACGGCGATCACTTCCACGGGTTCGGGATCGAAGGGGGAGATCTTCATGGTTCGACAAAGATGAACCTGTCATCGGGCAGATGGGTGCCGCTGTCGTTCCTGACGGCACGGGCCAGGGGCAGGGCGCCGTATTTTGTCTTCAGAAAGCCGCTGACATCCTTCATGTCTTTTGCGAGGCCCGGACGGGACCGAAAGAGCTTTTCCTGTCTGCCGTCATGGTTTGCGAGAGCACCGGCGCGTACGCTCATTATCCGGACGGGGCTTGCGAGTTCCACGCCTTCCAGTCCGGCCATGATCCTGCGCAGCATGTCTTCCTTGCGGGTCGTGGGTGCGTGCAGAACGAACTGTTTCTCAAAAAAGGTCCTGTTCTGAAGGTCGAGCACGATCCTTACGGTGCGGCACGCCTTACCCAACTCTTCAAGCTCGAGGCAAAGCCCGTCGAGGAGTTCGAGGAGGACCGCTTTGATCTGTTGTTTCGAGTGGACCGGTTCGTCGCAAACGAGCTCGCGGTCGACGTCGGTTATGGCGAAGGCGCAGGGTATCCTGCCGTGTTCCCCGACACCGTTGGAGAGTTCCCACAGTTCTTTCCCGACGGCGCCGAACTGGGATGTCAGGGCGGAAAGAGTGAAGGCGCTTATCTGCCCCAGGGAATGAAGCCCAAGGAGGTGGAGTCTCTCCCGCACATCGTCGGGTACGGGCAGGCGGTCGATACCAAGGGGGGCGAGGAACTCCCTTTCCATGCCCGAAGGTATGACACGCGCATCCTTC
It encodes:
- a CDS encoding error-prone DNA polymerase, with the protein product MYTELHAHSNFSFLDGASSTRSLVERAVSLGMDALAITDHDGLYSACIFSKTAREAGIRPIIGAELTLEEDHHLTFLVENARGYANLSQLITRAQLAGSKGKPVLSEAELPGRTEGLICLSGCAKGKISRLLLKGERRAAYDAAKRYAALFGKNNFYVEIEGHLLPEDRHLCLQLVDLADVLGLETVVTNNVHYATRAEHILHDVLTCIRHRVPLDRSAPFRRLNSEFYLKGEKEVMELPWLPREAIVRTGEVAGRCLFDLDFSSFSYPRFPLPEGETATAFLRRLATEKARARYGSLTEELLRRIEDEILLIEEKGLSGYFLVVRDIVEHARKVGISAQGRGSAASSVVAYVLGITPVDPMKHKLFVGRFLNELSIPDIDIDIATNRREEVIQYVYDTYGRDHAAMVCTYVTFKGRGAIREVGKVLGLPEHVLDRMAKTISAYGGRGAIDSLKEVPEFASYLDSGAWEHFGGLCTQIADFPRHLSIHVGGMVLTPRPIYEIVPQEHARAEGRIVCQWDKDSVDDAGLIKFDLLGLRMLSLIDDAKELVRKHRGLVLDFDSIPPDDPEVFKMIGDADTIGVFQVESRAQMQTLPKVRPRSFEDLTMEVAIVRPGPLQGNMVHPFIRRRQGKEPVVHLHPKLAPILDETLGVILFQEQILQVAMAIAGFTAGEANMLRKAMGRKNAREELAKWHERFVEGAQKEGITRELAAKVFDHISGFADFGFCKSHAASFAILCYRSAYLKRHYPAEFYCALLNNQPMGFYTPEVITGDAKRHNVPVLPVDINRSMWNCSIEGGSLRIGFRYVKGIGEDKGDRILTARRDRLFTSLKDFAGRVRLDDRSVQNLVAVGAFSTIRRSRRQLLWEAGTLRATGFPELTPLAGDKRQESLPIPEMNAAEETITDYAFQGFSASHHIMKLYRKALGRLGAVTSGGLGRRPSGTAVLTAGYMVCLQMPPTAKGGFSFMTLEDEEGLINIVIRPEVYRMHRTIIRLEPFLLVEGIVEKKDGLINVRAKGFASLRQKNGQKDLTLPRR